One window of Candidatus Nitrospira kreftii genomic DNA carries:
- a CDS encoding hypothetical protein (conserved hypothetical protein), which yields MLIIRLAMATCIAILWATMASPVSALSLDEAKAKGLVGERTNGYLGAVNTSNAEAQALISDINGKRRQAYEDIAKRNRTPRTAVETLAGEKAIQNTKPGHFVEGPGGWMKK from the coding sequence ATGCTGATTATACGGTTGGCCATGGCAACATGTATCGCGATCCTATGGGCAACGATGGCATCGCCGGTTTCGGCGCTGTCACTGGACGAAGCCAAAGCCAAGGGCTTGGTCGGGGAACGAACCAACGGCTACCTTGGGGCGGTCAACACCTCCAATGCCGAGGCTCAGGCATTAATCTCGGATATCAATGGGAAACGTCGGCAGGCGTATGAGGATATCGCCAAAAGAAATCGAACGCCACGGACTGCGGTCGAGACACTGGCAGGCGAAAAAGCCATTCAGAACACGAAACCGGGACACTTCGTCGAAGGTCCTGGCGGCTGGATGAAAAAATAA
- a CDS encoding hypothetical protein (conserved protein of unknown function) yields MTIMRRIMRSGVRLISTGILLWGALLATLGACTPRVEVAPSDKPITINLNVKIDHEIRLKVEKDLDEVISKDSGLF; encoded by the coding sequence ATGACCATCATGAGGCGCATTATGCGGAGCGGAGTCAGGCTGATCAGCACCGGAATATTGTTGTGGGGAGCTCTGCTCGCTACCCTTGGCGCATGTACTCCACGTGTCGAAGTAGCCCCATCGGACAAGCCGATCACGATCAATCTTAATGTGAAGATTGATCATGAAATTCGACTGAAAGTAGAAAAAGACCTCGATGAAGTCATCTCGAAGGATAGCGGATTGTTTTAG
- a CDS encoding hypothetical protein (conserved protein of unknown function), producing the protein MLTQRYQVAVLFGLVVITGCYLLLPLGASYVLAESLRNRGYSNVILQLGYPGWKQLHIPVVSFQENLSGERLIVSLMNVEIRYDLSQLLQGHVSRIVLREAAIQVLNAPSMGSFTEDNRRIDKTDHEQSPWSWLTAGDLLQSVPILPFDELQLDHLTIFREQATGPLRRVTITGSLTYSGAELGGHLSFRGLDTASYGLVVVGNSASTWSAILASQRPQATPILAWQSQAHPSGSQVQITGRLQVNVQELAPFIALMVPIGPELEKVTGHIAIDWAGKADTETTLNTLKQDAQTHVEGNIRVNATLPALKGIAKDIAIAYEGTFGGNASQLEWSLSPGVLLTATVNTQPQIIPEMIRLILPLGDQPVRMENTKPVQGTLYWRETPIRMIVQGPLLVTYGESLGSLVARFQSTRAEGMGSELVLAEGTYDLAGVLPKAVTEVFSAKEAMGGVRGVVKMSRTQIAGVLSPRSSVTMKQIGRGTTNIPGLTLELSEPMTVDCNLTALNCDGGPMIATIHAPMVKINGRNVHTSHGLLRFEHIHARGSEWEAEGTVSLDGVRLDSGSWAISPSMWAVQFAADQTKINANLRIDLPTRAEIMTGRIEQPLQGKSGRFHGTIGPITFNDAEGRLSKIITGLSPSTDIVEGTFSMTADASWSGGLGTSMSGMRLTSTDAKVVGEKLSGYHSDYIVKSLSTTMALHIDESDSVSMMQPASIFVTSMRSGLEISNLAALYQIRWPFTNTLPVINVKDFQCDVLGGRVTNPGLVVDLDTPLFSTTFSLHKLDLAKVLSMEQQRGLHGTGTLNGTVPVTFTPSGAVVKDGRIEAQPPGGVLRYISATEPSKDVSESGRNLQFVQQALNNFHYTLLRVGLKYEESGMLDLSARLEGKNPDLTNTPPIHFNLTVQEHIPTLLKSLRLVDEIRGSIERKYGRL; encoded by the coding sequence ATGCTGACTCAACGATACCAGGTCGCGGTACTATTTGGACTAGTCGTCATCACTGGCTGCTACCTTCTGCTGCCTCTGGGAGCGTCCTATGTACTGGCAGAAAGTCTTCGTAACCGAGGATACAGCAATGTAATCCTGCAATTGGGCTATCCCGGATGGAAACAACTGCACATCCCCGTCGTCTCGTTTCAGGAAAATTTGAGTGGGGAGCGATTGATTGTCTCATTGATGAACGTAGAAATCCGATATGATCTGTCTCAGTTGCTTCAAGGCCACGTAAGTCGCATTGTGCTTCGAGAGGCAGCAATTCAGGTCCTGAATGCTCCCTCAATGGGTTCATTCACGGAAGATAACAGGCGGATCGACAAGACGGATCACGAACAATCACCCTGGAGTTGGCTCACAGCCGGTGATCTCTTGCAAAGTGTGCCGATTCTCCCATTCGATGAGTTACAACTTGATCATCTCACCATCTTTCGGGAACAAGCGACCGGCCCCCTCCGTAGAGTCACGATTACGGGAAGCCTAACGTACAGTGGCGCAGAGTTAGGTGGTCATCTATCGTTTCGAGGCCTGGATACTGCCTCGTATGGACTTGTAGTCGTGGGGAACTCAGCCAGCACCTGGTCGGCAATCTTGGCATCTCAACGACCGCAAGCGACGCCGATATTGGCATGGCAATCGCAGGCCCATCCAAGCGGCTCACAGGTTCAGATTACTGGGCGTCTACAGGTCAACGTACAGGAACTCGCTCCATTTATCGCGCTCATGGTCCCAATCGGCCCAGAACTGGAGAAGGTGACAGGTCACATAGCGATCGATTGGGCAGGAAAGGCTGATACCGAAACCACGCTCAACACTCTCAAGCAGGATGCACAGACACATGTGGAAGGCAATATTCGAGTCAATGCCACACTGCCGGCCCTGAAAGGGATTGCGAAGGATATCGCAATTGCGTATGAGGGAACATTTGGAGGAAATGCCTCCCAGCTCGAATGGTCTCTAAGTCCCGGTGTCCTGCTGACAGCGACTGTCAATACCCAACCGCAAATCATCCCTGAGATGATTCGATTGATTCTTCCTCTCGGTGATCAACCTGTACGGATGGAAAATACGAAACCCGTGCAAGGGACCTTGTACTGGAGGGAAACCCCTATTCGAATGATCGTCCAGGGACCGCTGCTTGTCACCTATGGTGAGAGTTTGGGCTCCTTGGTCGCACGATTCCAATCCACCCGGGCTGAAGGGATGGGTAGTGAGTTGGTCCTGGCCGAAGGAACCTATGATCTAGCAGGAGTCCTTCCAAAGGCCGTCACTGAAGTCTTCTCGGCCAAAGAAGCGATGGGAGGTGTTCGTGGCGTAGTGAAGATGAGCAGAACGCAGATAGCAGGGGTGCTGTCGCCCCGATCTTCCGTAACAATGAAGCAGATCGGAAGAGGGACGACTAACATTCCAGGTCTCACGCTAGAGCTTTCAGAGCCGATGACAGTTGACTGCAATCTGACGGCGCTGAACTGTGACGGAGGACCGATGATCGCGACCATACATGCACCCATGGTTAAGATAAATGGTCGCAATGTTCACACTAGTCACGGTCTCCTACGTTTCGAACATATACACGCCAGAGGGTCTGAATGGGAAGCAGAAGGGACCGTATCACTCGATGGAGTACGCCTGGATTCAGGCTCTTGGGCCATCTCACCCAGCATGTGGGCCGTTCAGTTTGCTGCGGATCAGACTAAGATCAACGCCAACCTTCGTATTGATCTGCCGACACGCGCCGAAATTATGACGGGGAGAATCGAACAGCCGCTCCAAGGAAAATCGGGGAGGTTCCACGGAACAATTGGTCCGATCACGTTTAACGATGCCGAAGGTCGGCTGAGCAAGATCATCACGGGACTCTCTCCGTCGACCGATATCGTCGAAGGGACATTCAGCATGACGGCTGATGCGTCCTGGTCCGGCGGCCTCGGCACTTCCATGAGCGGAATGAGACTCACATCAACCGATGCCAAGGTTGTGGGCGAAAAGCTGTCGGGATACCACTCTGACTATATTGTAAAGAGCCTCAGTACCACGATGGCTCTGCATATCGACGAATCCGATTCAGTATCCATGATGCAACCAGCCTCCATCTTCGTGACCTCGATGCGCAGCGGCCTTGAAATATCCAATTTAGCAGCTCTCTACCAAATCCGATGGCCGTTCACAAATACGCTGCCAGTCATCAATGTAAAGGATTTTCAGTGCGACGTGCTCGGAGGACGAGTCACGAACCCTGGCCTTGTGGTAGATTTAGACACACCGCTTTTTTCAACCACTTTCTCCTTGCATAAACTGGATCTCGCAAAAGTTCTGAGCATGGAACAGCAACGAGGGCTTCATGGCACTGGAACACTCAATGGGACCGTACCTGTGACCTTCACGCCCAGCGGAGCGGTTGTGAAAGATGGTCGCATCGAGGCGCAACCTCCGGGAGGCGTGTTGCGCTATATCTCGGCGACAGAACCATCAAAAGATGTCTCGGAATCAGGCCGCAACCTTCAGTTTGTACAGCAGGCGTTGAATAACTTTCACTATACACTCTTGCGAGTCGGTCTGAAGTACGAAGAAAGCGGGATGTTGGATCTGAGCGCTCGGCTTGAAGGGAAGAATCCTGATTTGACGAATACTCCACCGATTCATTTCAATTTAACTGTGCAGGAACATATTCCCACCCTTCTGAAGAGTCTGCGTCTGGTTGATGAGATTCGTGGCTCTATTGAGAGAAAGTATGGACGATTATGA
- a CDS encoding hypothetical protein (DUF3565 domain-containing protein): MQQAITGYHQDEYGDWVAELACGHGQHVRHEPPFINRPWVVSAAGREQHLGTYLNCKKCEEPSSNVPPAL; encoded by the coding sequence ATGCAACAAGCGATTACTGGATATCACCAAGACGAATATGGAGATTGGGTAGCTGAGTTGGCCTGTGGCCATGGACAACATGTGCGACATGAACCCCCTTTTATCAATCGTCCCTGGGTCGTGAGCGCTGCCGGACGCGAACAGCATCTCGGTACGTATCTCAATTGTAAAAAGTGTGAGGAACCAAGTTCGAATGTCCCTCCAGCCCTATAA
- a CDS encoding hypothetical protein (conserved protein of unknown function): MATDPFLQRFNLTMNIRGAEGCSSSTELFPDTGYAGRRNVYQAARGMVYVVGQFDARVIDSQTCRTSLSEFRHLDRDVIFLGSFDQDEERRWKYFSSAQRPERPFSKR, from the coding sequence ATGGCGACTGACCCATTCCTTCAGCGTTTCAATCTCACCATGAATATCAGAGGAGCCGAAGGATGTTCTTCCTCGACCGAGTTGTTTCCTGATACCGGCTACGCAGGAAGGCGGAATGTGTATCAGGCTGCCAGGGGCATGGTGTATGTGGTGGGACAGTTTGATGCGCGAGTCATTGATTCCCAGACGTGTCGAACAAGTCTTTCAGAGTTTCGACATCTTGATCGAGACGTGATATTCCTTGGAAGCTTCGACCAGGATGAGGAGAGGCGATGGAAGTATTTCTCTTCCGCTCAGCGGCCGGAACGGCCGTTCTCCAAACGCTAG
- a CDS encoding hypothetical protein (conserved protein of unknown function), with the protein MTQPLIQVRLSRLFVAGLLAFGTLSLDEHHVEAADELPKESQLPLGLANKAIQAAVDACKENGYQVSVSVVDRAGVLRAMGRADGSGPHTVDSSRKKAYTAASVRRTTSELAELIAKVPTLQTLRDMNAEILILGGGLPIEIGGEVVGGIGVGGAPGAHLDDACAQEGLDAIGAAPKVPTAK; encoded by the coding sequence ATGACACAACCGCTCATACAGGTACGATTGAGTCGGCTCTTCGTAGCCGGCCTATTGGCATTCGGGACATTGAGCCTAGATGAACATCATGTTGAGGCTGCTGATGAACTGCCGAAAGAATCCCAGTTGCCACTTGGCCTCGCCAATAAAGCAATTCAAGCGGCCGTCGATGCATGTAAGGAAAACGGATATCAAGTAAGCGTGTCCGTAGTGGATCGTGCCGGCGTCCTTCGCGCGATGGGACGTGCTGATGGATCAGGGCCACATACGGTCGATAGCAGTCGAAAGAAAGCATATACGGCGGCAAGTGTGCGCCGCACGACGAGCGAGTTAGCTGAGCTCATCGCTAAAGTTCCCACGCTGCAAACCCTTCGAGACATGAATGCCGAAATTTTGATTTTAGGTGGAGGGCTCCCGATTGAAATCGGCGGCGAAGTGGTTGGAGGAATCGGAGTCGGTGGAGCACCGGGTGCCCACCTTGATGATGCCTGCGCTCAGGAAGGCCTTGATGCCATTGGAGCGGCTCCCAAGGTGCCCACTGCAAAGTGA
- a CDS encoding hypothetical protein (conserved protein of unknown function), which yields MKIGKEDCQNLDRALSLEWLETNGRGGFSSGTISGANTRRYHALLLTSPDSGSTRYVLVNQIEEWLQIDGEKYALSTNLYPKAVHPLGYRHCISFTSTPWPTWVFMYNGTACRRELMCVQDYDLVVVRWTVVESTSQMLTLLVRPMLTGRDYHALHHENRQLSSASTVRPEWVSWQPYRSIPPVHSFHTGLYRHTPDWYRQVQFPLEKERGLEFQEDWWSPGEFTFELDSGKEHVLAFTREPIGTLDVMKLIHSEQNRRIHVRKGTAGSDCLLDSLQEATTHYVVRQETKQSVIAGYPWFTDWGRDTFISLPGLCLVTGRHEVAWEIIRSFSSFVSEGMVPNRFPDAGKDPEYNSMDASLWFIYAIDRYLTYSNDVRRVQSVAWPAIKQILDGYRRGTRYSIQMDIDGLIAGGTPGTQLTWMDAKIGDWVVTPRHGKPVEIQALWIRALDIGARLATLFREAHYANGCREDRAQAVESFRARFWYENGQYLYDTIDGTAGNDTSIRPNQIYAVSLCDDVLTREQASRVLRIVKEHLLTPVGLRTLSPQDTRYCPRYEGGPVERDGAYHQGTVWPFLLGPFITSWVKTFGSTADRKIVARSFLRGLEDHIHETCLGQISEIFDGDPPHRPRGCLAQAWSIAEPLRAMVEDLGFPITTLSATNRK from the coding sequence ATGAAGATCGGAAAGGAAGACTGTCAGAATTTGGATCGTGCGCTCAGCCTCGAATGGCTGGAGACAAACGGTCGTGGCGGGTTTTCGTCTGGGACGATATCCGGCGCCAATACTAGACGGTACCATGCCCTATTACTCACATCACCGGACTCAGGAAGCACCCGGTACGTGCTCGTCAATCAGATTGAGGAATGGCTCCAGATCGACGGAGAGAAGTATGCTCTCTCCACAAACTTATATCCAAAGGCAGTTCATCCTCTCGGATATCGTCACTGCATCTCGTTTACATCGACACCATGGCCGACATGGGTATTTATGTATAACGGCACGGCATGTCGGCGTGAACTCATGTGTGTTCAGGACTATGATCTTGTCGTTGTGCGTTGGACGGTCGTCGAATCAACAAGTCAGATGCTCACCCTCCTGGTGCGTCCGATGTTGACGGGCCGCGACTATCACGCCCTGCATCACGAAAATAGACAACTTTCGTCGGCCTCCACAGTGAGACCCGAATGGGTCAGCTGGCAGCCCTATCGCAGTATCCCGCCCGTGCATAGTTTCCACACCGGACTTTACCGCCATACTCCTGACTGGTATCGGCAAGTGCAGTTTCCTCTTGAAAAAGAACGTGGCTTGGAGTTTCAAGAAGACTGGTGGTCTCCAGGTGAATTTACGTTTGAATTAGATTCCGGCAAGGAGCACGTGCTGGCATTTACAAGGGAACCGATTGGGACCCTCGACGTGATGAAGCTCATTCACAGTGAACAGAACCGACGAATACATGTACGCAAGGGAACGGCAGGATCTGATTGCTTGCTCGACTCTCTTCAAGAAGCGACAACTCACTATGTAGTTCGGCAAGAGACCAAGCAGAGCGTGATAGCTGGATACCCATGGTTTACAGATTGGGGAAGAGACACGTTTATCTCGCTCCCAGGCCTCTGTCTCGTAACCGGTCGGCACGAAGTGGCCTGGGAGATCATTCGATCATTTTCCTCTTTCGTGTCAGAAGGCATGGTCCCGAATCGCTTTCCCGACGCTGGTAAGGACCCAGAATACAACTCCATGGATGCATCCCTCTGGTTCATCTACGCCATTGATCGATACCTTACATATAGCAATGATGTGAGGCGCGTGCAGTCAGTGGCTTGGCCCGCGATCAAACAGATTCTCGACGGCTATCGAAGAGGTACGCGCTATTCCATCCAGATGGACATCGATGGGCTCATCGCAGGTGGAACACCAGGCACTCAACTCACGTGGATGGATGCGAAAATCGGAGACTGGGTTGTCACTCCACGGCATGGGAAGCCGGTCGAGATTCAAGCGTTATGGATAAGGGCCTTGGACATCGGAGCACGACTCGCGACACTGTTTCGGGAGGCACACTACGCCAACGGCTGTCGCGAAGATAGGGCGCAAGCGGTAGAATCCTTCCGTGCACGATTCTGGTATGAGAACGGCCAGTATTTGTACGATACGATTGATGGAACAGCCGGCAACGATACATCGATACGACCAAATCAGATCTATGCAGTCTCACTTTGTGATGATGTGCTCACGAGAGAGCAGGCAAGTCGGGTACTTCGGATTGTCAAAGAACACCTCTTGACCCCCGTAGGACTGAGAACCTTGTCACCGCAAGATACTCGATATTGTCCACGATATGAAGGCGGTCCGGTAGAACGAGATGGAGCGTATCATCAAGGGACGGTCTGGCCGTTTCTTTTGGGGCCTTTCATCACGTCCTGGGTGAAGACCTTCGGATCGACGGCTGATCGAAAAATAGTGGCGCGGTCGTTTCTCCGCGGGCTAGAGGATCACATACACGAAACTTGCCTCGGGCAGATCTCCGAAATCTTTGATGGAGACCCTCCACACCGTCCGCGAGGATGTCTGGCCCAAGCCTGGTCCATCGCTGAACCTCTCCGAGCGATGGTGGAAGATCTTGGGTTTCCGATCACGACCTTGTCTGCCACGAATCGAAAATAG
- a CDS encoding hypothetical protein (conserved protein of unknown function), whose product MGKTDRTSAHSNASQGAECQRLEEDAVRKQHWKRWGPYLSERAWGTVREDYSPHGTAWESFPHDHARSRAYRWNEDGIAGISDRHQYICFAIALWNGRDPILKERVFGLTGNEGNHGEDPKEYYFYVDSTPTHSYMKYLYKYPQCEFPYAKLTEENRRRQRGELEYELIDTGIFDENRYFDVAVEYAKATPEEIHIRIQVVNRGPDPAVLTLLPTLWFRNTWSWGLDARRPRMREGTAVADWSVIELDHEYYGERRLWCERKPPLLFTENETNSRRLYGDQEGAKYVKDSFHDYVIGGQTDAINHEKFGSKGAAHYVFALPPGKSDVVRLRLTNEVGLGGFDAAECDRLFTQRMGEANEFYDELAPPGLSEDAKQVQRQAFAGLLWSKQFYHYDLKRWLVGDPGMPDPPPERLHGRNSDWSHLYNADVISMPDKWEYPWYAAWDLAFHCIPLALVDSTFAKEQLILMLREWYMHPNGQIPAYEWAFGDVNPPVHAWAAWRVYKIEKKRKGVGDRVFLERVFHKLLLNFTWWVNRKDAEGKNIFQGGFLGLDNIGVFDRSAPLPTGGHIEQSDATSWMGMYCLNMLSIALELARDNRAYEDVASKFFEHFVYICRAMNNIGGEKIELWDREDGFFYDVLHLPDGQTCPLKVRSLVGLIPLFAVETLDSELIDKLPRFKHRMQWFIENRPDFSAHVETQSLNGEVRRFLSLVNPTRLKSVLHYMLDEDEFLSPYGIRALSRYHRDHPYILSIMGREYRVDYEPAESRTGLFGGNSNWRGPIWFPVNYLLIESLQKFHYFLGHSYKVEYPVRSGRFVSLNEVASELSRRLTHIFLRDGTGRRPVFGGARKFQEDPFWRETILFYEYFHGDNGAGLGASHQTGWTGLVAKLIQQSGE is encoded by the coding sequence GTGGGAAAAACAGATCGGACGTCTGCTCATTCTAACGCCTCCCAAGGAGCTGAGTGTCAGAGGCTCGAGGAGGACGCCGTCCGTAAACAACATTGGAAACGGTGGGGGCCATATTTGAGCGAGCGTGCCTGGGGAACGGTACGCGAAGACTACAGTCCCCACGGAACTGCCTGGGAATCGTTCCCCCATGACCATGCTCGCTCACGCGCCTACCGCTGGAACGAAGATGGGATTGCCGGGATCTCTGACCGTCATCAATATATCTGCTTCGCTATTGCCCTCTGGAACGGACGCGACCCCATTTTGAAAGAACGGGTATTCGGGCTGACGGGAAACGAGGGTAACCATGGAGAGGACCCCAAGGAATATTATTTCTATGTCGATTCAACACCAACCCATTCGTACATGAAGTATCTGTATAAGTATCCACAGTGTGAGTTTCCCTATGCAAAACTGACCGAGGAGAATCGACGCCGGCAACGTGGAGAATTGGAGTATGAGTTGATCGATACCGGCATCTTTGACGAGAATCGCTATTTTGATGTCGCCGTGGAGTACGCGAAAGCGACACCCGAGGAGATACATATCCGTATACAAGTCGTGAATCGCGGGCCTGACCCCGCAGTACTCACACTCCTGCCCACACTATGGTTTCGAAATACTTGGTCGTGGGGACTGGATGCTCGCCGGCCGAGAATGCGTGAGGGCACCGCAGTTGCTGACTGGAGTGTGATCGAGCTGGATCATGAGTACTACGGTGAACGCCGACTCTGGTGCGAGCGAAAGCCCCCGTTACTCTTTACTGAAAATGAGACAAACTCCAGACGATTATACGGCGATCAAGAGGGGGCCAAGTACGTAAAAGACAGCTTTCATGATTATGTGATCGGAGGCCAAACTGATGCGATTAACCATGAGAAGTTTGGCTCAAAGGGAGCTGCCCATTATGTCTTCGCGTTACCGCCAGGGAAATCTGACGTGGTTCGGCTACGGTTAACGAATGAGGTAGGGTTGGGTGGATTCGATGCTGCGGAGTGCGATCGTCTTTTCACGCAGCGAATGGGGGAGGCCAATGAGTTCTATGACGAACTCGCGCCGCCTGGTCTCTCCGAAGATGCGAAGCAAGTCCAGCGACAGGCCTTTGCCGGCTTGCTGTGGAGCAAACAATTCTATCACTACGATTTGAAGCGCTGGCTTGTGGGTGATCCGGGGATGCCGGATCCTCCCCCTGAACGACTGCATGGAAGAAATTCAGACTGGTCCCATCTTTACAATGCCGATGTGATCTCGATGCCGGACAAGTGGGAGTACCCCTGGTATGCCGCTTGGGATTTGGCATTTCATTGTATTCCCTTGGCCCTTGTCGATTCGACTTTCGCCAAGGAACAGCTGATCCTGATGCTGCGAGAATGGTACATGCACCCGAATGGGCAAATTCCGGCGTATGAATGGGCTTTTGGAGACGTCAACCCTCCGGTCCACGCCTGGGCGGCCTGGCGGGTTTATAAGATCGAGAAGAAGCGAAAAGGAGTCGGTGATCGGGTCTTCCTTGAGCGTGTGTTTCATAAGCTGCTCTTGAATTTCACGTGGTGGGTCAATCGAAAGGATGCCGAGGGCAAGAACATCTTCCAAGGTGGATTTTTGGGACTCGACAATATCGGGGTCTTCGATCGAAGTGCGCCCTTGCCGACTGGCGGCCATATCGAACAGTCGGATGCCACGAGCTGGATGGGGATGTATTGCCTGAATATGCTCTCAATCGCACTGGAGTTGGCACGTGATAATAGAGCGTATGAAGATGTCGCAAGCAAGTTCTTTGAACACTTCGTCTATATCTGCCGAGCCATGAACAACATCGGTGGGGAAAAAATCGAATTATGGGATAGGGAAGACGGTTTCTTCTACGATGTACTGCACCTGCCTGATGGGCAAACCTGCCCTCTTAAAGTTCGCTCGCTTGTGGGATTAATTCCCCTGTTTGCCGTCGAAACGCTGGACTCTGAGTTGATCGACAAGCTTCCACGGTTCAAGCATCGCATGCAGTGGTTTATCGAAAACCGTCCTGATTTCAGTGCTCACGTAGAGACCCAATCCCTCAATGGCGAGGTACGAAGATTTTTATCGCTGGTCAATCCGACGCGTCTTAAGTCCGTGTTGCACTATATGCTCGACGAGGATGAATTTCTGTCGCCCTATGGCATCCGCGCGCTCTCCCGTTACCATAGGGACCACCCCTATATACTCTCCATCATGGGGCGTGAGTACCGTGTAGATTATGAGCCTGCCGAGTCTAGGACCGGGTTGTTCGGAGGCAACTCAAACTGGCGTGGTCCCATTTGGTTTCCAGTGAACTATCTGTTGATCGAATCGCTGCAGAAGTTTCATTACTTTCTTGGCCATAGCTACAAGGTTGAGTACCCGGTTCGAAGCGGCCGATTCGTCTCTTTAAACGAAGTTGCTTCAGAGCTCTCACGACGACTAACGCATATTTTCCTTCGTGATGGAACCGGACGACGCCCTGTCTTTGGAGGGGCTAGGAAGTTTCAGGAAGATCCGTTCTGGCGCGAGACGATACTTTTCTACGAGTACTTCCATGGCGACAACGGGGCCGGTCTTGGTGCCAGCCATCAGACAGGATGGACCGGGCTTGTCGCCAAGTTAATCCAGCAATCAGGGGAGTAG
- a CDS encoding hypothetical protein (conserved protein of unknown function) has translation MASFRSDLEKLSGEGIPSLMDMESGKLVGAVLPMSEQAQIQMRNSIEVIDYLLNQERVVWS, from the coding sequence TTGGCTAGCTTTCGCAGCGATCTTGAGAAACTGTCGGGTGAAGGGATTCCTTCGCTCATGGACATGGAGTCCGGCAAATTGGTCGGTGCCGTGTTGCCGATGTCTGAGCAGGCACAGATCCAGATGCGCAATAGTATCGAAGTGATCGACTACCTCTTAAATCAGGAACGCGTCGTCTGGAGTTGA
- a CDS encoding hypothetical protein (conserved protein of unknown function), translating to MRKAFLTVIGFLIAGAGLGIAGSEHTVPGSRTITVALDGSGDFSSIQEAVDSARKGDMVMIQAGSYAQDLTIHSKEKIKIVGVGVDQVTLQGRREMVGVLHVGKWPYGATDIEISGLTINEHGGHAVGIFNGNRITLRQLRVKGMVFGQQVQDVRIEDCMIGGSETTGVHFADSQAILTGNVIHDNDHGVNVSGKSTVRLERNIITRSLFEAVVVSDQAKTVLINNTLVKNGRGAAFLGLSINEVSGNIFGLNNVGLLIASSSQTKTSYNALFNSEANYMRAGSPNLHAPELEVESDITADPRFVDAEHNDFRLKSDTTLVDRGGFRYLGALPPVLPPVPTR from the coding sequence ATGCGAAAGGCTTTCCTTACAGTAATAGGCTTTTTGATCGCGGGGGCTGGGCTAGGCATTGCCGGCTCAGAACACACTGTGCCAGGCTCACGGACCATTACTGTTGCGCTCGACGGTTCGGGAGATTTCTCGTCGATTCAAGAGGCGGTCGATAGCGCTAGGAAAGGCGATATGGTGATGATCCAAGCTGGATCCTATGCCCAGGACTTGACCATTCATAGTAAAGAGAAGATCAAGATTGTCGGTGTCGGGGTCGATCAGGTTACGCTACAGGGGCGGAGAGAGATGGTCGGCGTGCTGCATGTTGGGAAGTGGCCCTACGGGGCAACGGACATCGAGATCAGCGGGCTCACCATCAACGAACATGGAGGGCACGCTGTCGGCATCTTCAACGGAAACCGCATCACGCTTCGACAACTTCGTGTGAAGGGAATGGTGTTTGGCCAGCAGGTACAGGACGTCCGAATTGAGGACTGCATGATCGGTGGGAGCGAGACAACCGGCGTCCACTTCGCTGATTCTCAGGCCATACTGACCGGAAATGTTATCCACGACAACGATCATGGTGTAAATGTGAGTGGGAAGTCTACGGTCCGGCTTGAACGGAACATCATCACGAGAAGTCTATTCGAGGCGGTCGTGGTGAGCGATCAGGCAAAAACGGTGCTGATCAATAATACTCTCGTGAAAAACGGTAGGGGAGCAGCCTTCCTTGGCCTATCTATCAACGAGGTGTCGGGGAATATTTTCGGTTTGAACAACGTTGGCCTGCTGATCGCCTCCTCGAGTCAGACCAAGACTTCCTATAACGCATTATTCAATAGCGAAGCCAACTACATGAGAGCCGGATCGCCCAATCTTCATGCCCCGGAGCTTGAGGTTGAATCGGATATTACCGCCGATCCACGTTTTGTCGACGCAGAGCATAATGACTTTCGCTTAAAGTCCGACACAACTTTGGTTGATCGAGGCGGGTTTCGTTACCTCGGAGCGCTCCCCCCTGTTCTACCGCCGGTGCCGACCAGATAA